Proteins from one Burkholderiaceae bacterium DAT-1 genomic window:
- a CDS encoding sigma-54 dependent transcriptional regulator — protein MSEQSVHGHILILDDDEDVAIAARLLLRRRFARISWLSDPSQLEHTLQQGMPDVVLLDFNFTVGRTDGTEGIDTLTRLVSKPLAPAVIAMTAYADVPLAVRALKLGATDFVTKPWDNQRLISTIEAALASRTPRQSAHASGASPLLGESTAMRQLNAMIHSVAPTEANILILGENGVGKELVAREIHARSLRHRAPFQAIDMGAVPESTFESELFGHKRGAFTDARQDREGRFLAAQGGTLFLDEIGNMPLSAQARLLTALERRHITPVGGDHPIPLDVRIVSATNLAELKLFDPQIFRTDLLFRLNTIVLRVPPLRERQADIPLLLDHYLRTYALQYRKPLRPIEPDALAALTAHAWPGNIRALRHACERATILSPHDTFRLLDFAISEPHPTHSGGVTEVGYPEDSTLAEQERQTITDVMAACEGNISQAAKKLGLSRAALYRRLEKHGL, from the coding sequence ATGTCTGAGCAGTCTGTACACGGCCATATCCTGATTCTTGATGACGATGAGGACGTTGCGATCGCAGCGCGTCTGTTGTTGCGACGGCGATTTGCCCGCATTAGCTGGCTGTCTGATCCGTCGCAGCTGGAACACACCTTGCAACAGGGTATGCCCGATGTCGTGTTGCTCGATTTCAACTTTACAGTCGGCCGCACTGACGGCACCGAAGGAATCGATACCCTGACGCGGCTTGTTTCAAAACCGCTTGCGCCCGCCGTCATTGCCATGACCGCGTATGCCGATGTGCCGCTTGCAGTACGTGCGCTTAAACTCGGTGCAACAGACTTTGTTACCAAGCCTTGGGATAACCAGCGGCTGATCAGTACCATCGAGGCGGCACTTGCCAGCCGGACCCCTCGTCAATCAGCTCATGCGAGCGGTGCCTCGCCGCTATTGGGTGAATCTACGGCCATGCGCCAGCTCAATGCCATGATTCACAGCGTCGCCCCCACCGAGGCAAATATCCTGATTCTGGGTGAAAATGGAGTAGGTAAAGAGCTGGTTGCACGAGAGATCCACGCACGTTCGCTACGCCACCGGGCACCCTTTCAGGCCATTGACATGGGCGCCGTGCCTGAATCCACTTTTGAGAGCGAGCTGTTCGGACATAAGCGCGGTGCATTCACCGATGCCCGGCAGGATCGAGAAGGCCGATTTCTAGCCGCCCAGGGCGGTACTTTGTTTCTGGATGAAATCGGCAATATGCCGTTGTCTGCGCAGGCGCGACTTCTGACGGCATTAGAGCGGCGACATATCACGCCTGTTGGCGGTGATCACCCGATTCCATTGGATGTGCGTATTGTCAGCGCCACCAATCTCGCCGAACTGAAGCTATTCGATCCACAGATATTCCGAACCGATTTGCTCTTCAGGCTCAATACCATTGTGCTGCGCGTACCGCCGCTGCGAGAACGCCAGGCAGACATTCCTTTACTGCTGGATCACTATCTTCGGACATATGCGCTCCAGTACCGCAAACCCCTGCGTCCAATTGAACCCGACGCGCTGGCCGCGCTAACCGCCCATGCATGGCCGGGCAATATTCGGGCACTGCGCCACGCATGCGAGCGCGCGACGATTCTGTCACCCCACGACACATTCAGACTGCTCGATTTCGCGATAAGCGAGCCGCACCCCACCCACTCCGGCGGAGTGACCGAAGTAGGATATCCGGAGGATTCCACACTGGCCGAACAGGAACGGCAGACCATTACCGACGTGATGGCGGCCTGTGAAGGCAATATCAGTCAGGCTGCCAAAAAGCTGGGCTTGTCACGCGCCGCACTGTACAGACGACTGGAAAAGCATGGCCTCTGA
- a CDS encoding HAMP domain-containing histidine kinase: MACLLFCSGVTALCCLLIPPLTLTDDIRMRLLVLAILAVIIGVPLLLTSLRTLQAGETPIEEASPPPVQDALDMMSRLHALEARLDHAPIALFRQSAGQCAPLNTRAHRLIAPGRFHPPIALYGMFNDTPGDHQQLVSFESERGAERVLFAATTLLVAGQQERLIALLPVESELEAETLHAWQQLVHVLTHEIMNSLTPVASLSRTALELMEISDQDIDARSDLHTALEAISRRADSLAAFVSSYRRLSALPAPIMERTPVSQLFARLEALIRPEWDAVQGHLRLSIEPPTVELMCDSGQLEQAFINLARNALEACRQSNPPCLNISARLSKGGRLRIEVSDNGPGVPDAITSQIFTPFFSTKSKGRGIGLALVRQLVHNNHGTVRLAHGISQGARFILTF, encoded by the coding sequence ATGGCGTGCCTGCTTTTCTGCTCGGGCGTCACTGCACTGTGCTGCCTGCTTATCCCGCCACTTACGCTGACCGATGACATCCGCATGCGTTTACTGGTTCTGGCCATATTGGCAGTCATCATTGGTGTGCCGCTTTTACTGACATCGTTGCGCACACTACAAGCGGGGGAGACTCCCATCGAGGAGGCATCCCCTCCCCCGGTGCAGGATGCATTGGACATGATGTCCCGTCTTCATGCGCTGGAAGCACGTCTGGATCATGCGCCGATTGCATTATTCAGGCAAAGCGCCGGGCAGTGTGCTCCCCTGAACACACGTGCACACCGCCTCATTGCCCCCGGACGCTTCCATCCTCCCATCGCACTGTATGGCATGTTTAACGACACCCCGGGTGATCATCAGCAACTGGTCAGCTTTGAATCGGAGCGTGGTGCCGAACGTGTCCTGTTTGCCGCTACTACCCTGTTAGTTGCAGGACAACAAGAACGCCTCATTGCGCTCCTGCCGGTCGAAAGTGAACTAGAAGCCGAAACGCTCCACGCCTGGCAGCAACTCGTGCACGTGCTGACGCATGAAATCATGAACTCACTTACCCCCGTGGCCTCGCTCTCCAGAACGGCGCTCGAATTAATGGAGATTTCAGATCAGGACATCGATGCACGAAGCGATCTGCATACGGCGCTTGAGGCCATCAGTCGCCGTGCTGACAGCCTGGCCGCGTTTGTATCCAGTTATCGCCGTTTGTCTGCCCTGCCCGCGCCCATCATGGAACGCACACCGGTCAGCCAGCTATTTGCGCGCCTGGAAGCACTGATTCGTCCGGAATGGGATGCCGTTCAGGGTCATCTTCGTTTGAGTATCGAACCGCCGACTGTCGAACTCATGTGCGATTCAGGTCAACTTGAGCAAGCATTCATTAATCTTGCCCGAAATGCACTGGAAGCCTGCCGGCAATCAAATCCTCCGTGCCTGAATATCAGTGCCAGACTCAGTAAAGGCGGGCGTTTGCGCATTGAGGTCAGTGATAATGGTCCCGGCGTGCCAGATGCCATCACCAGCCAGATTTTTACGCCGTTCTTTTCGACCAAATCCAAAGGTCGGGGCATCGGCCTCGCACTCGTTAGACAACTCGTTCATAACAACCACGGGACCGTCAGACTCGCACACGGCATCAGCCAAGGTGCCCGTTTCATTCTGACCTTTTGA
- a CDS encoding DUF885 domain-containing protein, which translates to MFRPVFPLSAIALSICLLSVSPDTTAKAAPRPAARPDAMAQTLKTQLANVAHDFYELQIRFDPMRATDYGENRYDDQLGKNNDPAEVRKQYQTLHILQRRLAAIKRHQLDDKDKLTWDVLEYELRSALALERFPAYLLPIDQMGSIPVTLASYGSGEDNQPLDTPKQYRAYLSRLRQLPHWIDQSMLNMRRGMRQHIVLPKALIRSTLPQYQSLLAKSENDNLYLKPIHRFPADFSSADKQALSKDFTRTVQQQVMPALRRLTTFMEQEYLPACRDTAGISSLPDGKEWYQARIFTQTGSNLKPSVIHEIGLKEVARIQSEFAKLAPKLGYDGPAAGLPKWVHEQPRYHPFTSEDQVIAEYKRIAANVYSKLPQLFNHLPGTPMDIRLEPEISRKTASDHYSGPSSDGTRPGVFWAVVNDPATYGQAGMTTLFLHEGVPGHHFHSATMLEIALPAFRKFSGNNAYTEGWALYAETLGKEMGLYDADPLAYEGHLTDELLRAARLVVDTGLHDKGWSREQAIQYFRETLGYDEARARNAIERYMAWPGQALGYKIGSLKIQELRQRAQDKLGSHFRLADFHDQILGEGTLPLSVLESRVDHWIETSGSNP; encoded by the coding sequence ATGTTTCGCCCTGTTTTCCCGCTGTCCGCCATCGCCCTGTCAATATGCCTCTTGAGCGTTAGCCCGGATACGACTGCTAAAGCAGCCCCCAGACCAGCTGCACGACCGGACGCCATGGCACAGACGCTGAAAACACAACTGGCAAACGTCGCCCATGACTTTTACGAGCTGCAGATCCGCTTTGATCCCATGCGGGCAACCGATTATGGCGAAAACCGCTATGACGACCAGCTTGGCAAAAATAATGATCCGGCCGAGGTACGCAAGCAATACCAGACATTGCATATCCTGCAGCGAAGGCTTGCAGCTATTAAACGTCATCAGCTAGATGATAAGGACAAGCTGACATGGGATGTTCTGGAATACGAACTCCGCTCGGCGCTTGCGCTGGAACGGTTTCCCGCCTATCTGCTCCCGATCGACCAGATGGGAAGCATTCCGGTCACGCTGGCGAGTTATGGCAGTGGTGAAGACAACCAACCGCTGGATACCCCCAAGCAGTATCGCGCCTACCTGAGTCGTTTGCGCCAACTCCCCCACTGGATAGATCAGTCCATGCTGAATATGCGCCGTGGCATGCGCCAGCACATTGTTCTGCCTAAAGCACTGATACGCTCAACACTCCCGCAGTATCAGAGCCTGCTGGCCAAGTCTGAGAACGACAACCTGTACCTGAAACCCATCCATCGCTTCCCGGCTGACTTTTCTAGCGCGGACAAGCAAGCGTTGAGCAAAGACTTCACACGGACAGTGCAACAGCAGGTTATGCCCGCACTGCGCAGACTGACCACATTTATGGAACAGGAATACCTGCCGGCCTGTCGTGATACAGCGGGCATCAGCAGCCTGCCTGATGGCAAGGAGTGGTATCAGGCTCGCATTTTCACCCAGACAGGATCCAATCTTAAACCGTCTGTTATTCACGAGATCGGGCTCAAAGAAGTAGCGCGCATCCAGTCTGAATTTGCGAAGCTGGCACCCAAGCTCGGGTATGACGGCCCGGCTGCGGGCTTACCCAAGTGGGTACATGAGCAGCCTCGCTACCATCCCTTTACATCCGAAGATCAGGTGATTGCGGAATACAAGCGCATTGCGGCCAACGTGTATAGCAAGCTTCCGCAACTGTTCAATCATCTGCCTGGCACACCGATGGATATCCGCCTCGAGCCAGAAATCAGTCGCAAAACGGCCTCGGATCATTACTCAGGCCCGTCATCTGACGGTACCCGGCCGGGGGTTTTCTGGGCAGTGGTCAATGATCCAGCAACCTACGGGCAAGCTGGCATGACGACATTATTCCTGCATGAAGGCGTCCCCGGTCATCATTTCCACAGCGCGACCATGCTGGAGATCGCGCTGCCCGCATTTCGTAAATTCAGTGGCAACAATGCCTATACCGAAGGCTGGGCGCTGTATGCGGAAACACTCGGCAAAGAAATGGGGCTGTATGACGCCGATCCGCTTGCCTATGAAGGACACCTCACAGACGAATTGCTTCGCGCAGCTCGCTTGGTCGTTGATACCGGCTTGCATGACAAGGGCTGGTCACGCGAACAGGCGATTCAATACTTCCGTGAGACACTTGGCTATGACGAAGCCCGCGCCCGCAATGCTATTGAACGCTATATGGCCTGGCCCGGACAAGCGCTGGGTTACAAGATTGGCTCACTGAAAATCCAGGAGTTGCGTCAGCGTGCGCAAGACAAACTGGGCAGCCATTTCCGGCTGGCAGACTTCCATGATCAGATTTTGGGTGAGGGCACCCTGCCACTCAGCGTACTGGAATCACGGGTCGATCACTGGATTGAGACATCCGGTAGCAATCCTTGA
- a CDS encoding YdcH family protein, which translates to MHIDHHPLISEFPEHRDSIHVLKQDSAHFARLAGEYESVDKAITRAENGEDRLGTGELDGLKHQRLSLKDQLYTMLRDHAAV; encoded by the coding sequence ATGCATATCGATCATCATCCCCTGATCTCCGAATTCCCGGAACACCGCGACAGCATCCATGTGCTGAAGCAGGACAGCGCCCACTTCGCCCGTCTGGCAGGCGAATACGAGTCGGTCGACAAGGCCATCACCCGCGCCGAAAACGGTGAAGACCGTCTGGGCACCGGCGAACTGGACGGCCTGAAGCACCAGCGCCTGTCGCTGAAGGATCAGCTGTACACCATGCTGCGCGATCACGCTGCCGTTTGA
- a CDS encoding ammonium transporter encodes MKKLMSICALMLALAMPAFAEDAKPADAAAPVAAVAAPAADAAKPVEAAKPSDAAPAAEAAAPAATPAAPAAPAPVANKGDNAWLLVSAAFVILMSIPGLALFYGGLVREKNMLSILIQVFVIFSVISVLWVVYGYSLAFNGDAVASATTPYIGNLGKLFLKGVTPDSVAATFSKGVVVSEFAYVVFQGAFAAITCGLIVGAFAERAKFSAILVFVVLWFTISYLPIAHMVWFWAGPDAYTDAKAADLANSTAGWLFQKGALDFAGGTVVHINAAIAGLVGAYFVGKRVGLGREAMTPHSLTMTMIGTSLLWFGWFGFNAGSALEANGTAALAFVNTWVATAIAAFSWTAIEWVWKGKPSMLGAASGAVAGLVAITPACGFVGVGGAMAIGALAGAVCLWGVHGLKKLLGADDALDVFGVHGVGGIFGALMTGVFADPALGGTGIYDYVANAVAPTYSIVDQVIVQAKAVGTTLVWSGLVSVVLFFVIDKIIGLRVPEDEEREGLDVTSHGEKAYYR; translated from the coding sequence ATGAAAAAACTAATGTCCATCTGCGCGCTGATGCTGGCGCTGGCGATGCCAGCGTTCGCGGAAGACGCAAAGCCCGCTGATGCAGCCGCGCCAGTCGCCGCTGTTGCGGCGCCTGCAGCCGATGCTGCCAAACCCGTCGAAGCCGCCAAACCATCCGATGCAGCTCCTGCTGCAGAAGCCGCCGCGCCCGCTGCTACACCCGCAGCCCCTGCTGCTCCGGCCCCAGTGGCTAACAAGGGCGACAATGCCTGGTTGCTGGTATCCGCAGCTTTCGTGATTCTGATGTCGATTCCCGGTCTGGCCCTGTTCTACGGTGGTCTGGTTCGCGAAAAGAACATGCTGTCCATCCTGATCCAGGTCTTCGTGATCTTCTCGGTGATCAGCGTGCTGTGGGTGGTGTATGGCTACTCACTGGCTTTCAATGGCGATGCAGTCGCATCCGCAACGACGCCATATATCGGCAACCTCGGCAAACTGTTCCTGAAGGGCGTGACGCCTGACAGCGTGGCCGCGACCTTCTCCAAGGGCGTGGTGGTGAGCGAGTTTGCTTATGTGGTGTTCCAGGGCGCATTTGCAGCGATCACTTGTGGCTTGATCGTCGGTGCCTTCGCCGAACGTGCCAAGTTTTCCGCGATTCTGGTGTTTGTGGTGCTGTGGTTCACGATTTCCTATCTGCCGATTGCGCACATGGTGTGGTTCTGGGCGGGTCCGGATGCGTATACCGATGCCAAGGCAGCAGATCTGGCCAATTCGACGGCTGGTTGGTTGTTCCAAAAGGGTGCGCTGGACTTTGCTGGTGGTACCGTGGTGCACATCAATGCCGCGATTGCCGGTCTGGTGGGTGCCTATTTTGTAGGCAAGCGTGTTGGCCTCGGCCGCGAAGCGATGACCCCGCATAGCCTGACCATGACAATGATCGGTACGTCTCTGCTGTGGTTTGGCTGGTTTGGGTTTAATGCTGGTTCCGCGCTGGAAGCCAATGGCACCGCAGCACTGGCTTTCGTAAACACCTGGGTGGCAACTGCGATTGCCGCATTCTCCTGGACCGCTATCGAATGGGTCTGGAAGGGCAAGCCCTCCATGCTGGGTGCTGCATCCGGTGCGGTGGCTGGTCTGGTTGCGATTACCCCGGCTTGTGGGTTCGTGGGGGTCGGTGGTGCGATGGCGATCGGCGCGCTGGCAGGTGCAGTCTGCCTGTGGGGTGTGCATGGCCTGAAGAAGCTGCTGGGTGCCGACGATGCACTGGACGTGTTCGGTGTACACGGCGTGGGCGGTATCTTCGGCGCGCTGATGACGGGTGTGTTTGCTGATCCGGCACTGGGTGGCACGGGCATCTACGACTATGTTGCCAATGCAGTTGCGCCAACCTACTCCATTGTTGATCAAGTGATTGTTCAGGCCAAGGCTGTAGGCACCACGCTGGTCTGGTCCGGTCTGGTCTCGGTTGTGCTCTTCTTCGTGATCGACAAGATCATTGGTCTGCGTGTACCGGAAGACGAAGAGCGCGAAGGTCTGGATGTGACATCGCACGGTGAAAAGGCTTACTACCGCTAA
- the glnK gene encoding P-II family nitrogen regulator, giving the protein MKFVTAIIKPFKLDEVREALSAIGVQGITVTEVKGFGRQKGHTELYRGAEYVVDFLPKVKVEIAVADDLIDRVIEAIETAARTGKIGDGKIFVWDLEQAVRIRTGETGTEAV; this is encoded by the coding sequence ATGAAATTCGTTACCGCCATTATCAAGCCGTTCAAGCTTGATGAAGTCCGCGAAGCGCTCTCGGCTATCGGTGTGCAAGGTATTACGGTGACCGAGGTCAAGGGGTTTGGACGTCAAAAGGGACACACCGAGCTGTATCGCGGTGCCGAGTATGTGGTTGATTTTCTGCCCAAGGTAAAGGTCGAAATCGCCGTGGCTGATGACCTGATCGACCGTGTCATCGAAGCCATCGAAACCGCTGCACGTACCGGCAAGATCGGCGATGGCAAGATTTTTGTCTGGGATCTGGAACAGGCCGTACGGATTCGTACGGGCGAAACCGGCACCGAAGCAGTCTGA
- a CDS encoding LysR family transcriptional regulator: MLDDLALFVHIVDAGSLRAAAVKLDIPSATVTRRLQALEVRLQTQLLHRSARRLVPTQAGRQYYEACRDLVTRLEQVAGDLEGNLNALAGEICVLAPVNLANGPFKRYWASFMAEYPDIRLNLQLSNHREDVLDAGADLAIRVGPLADSSFGQRRLASMPVRLVASPDYLARFGTPATPAELMNHRLIVADPLRTWHFQHPSGENAEIHVEHPVFVANEMQVAIALAEAGQGLLYIPQTQLKDSFAGNRLVVVLPDWDAGRRTVYAVWPHGRALPARVRRLIEHLVRCAEANGWLSKH, translated from the coding sequence ATGCTGGATGATCTGGCGCTATTCGTACATATTGTGGATGCAGGCAGCCTACGTGCGGCCGCCGTTAAACTGGACATACCCTCCGCGACCGTGACGCGCAGGCTTCAGGCGCTGGAAGTTCGCCTGCAGACCCAATTGCTACATCGGAGTGCGCGTCGACTGGTGCCTACTCAGGCTGGCAGGCAATACTACGAAGCCTGCCGGGATCTGGTGACGCGTCTGGAGCAGGTGGCAGGTGATCTGGAGGGGAATCTGAATGCCCTTGCAGGTGAAATATGTGTGCTTGCGCCCGTCAATTTGGCCAATGGACCCTTTAAAAGGTATTGGGCCAGCTTTATGGCTGAGTACCCTGATATCCGCCTGAATCTGCAACTCAGCAATCATCGCGAAGATGTGCTGGATGCGGGAGCAGATCTCGCGATTCGCGTGGGACCGCTGGCAGACTCCTCATTTGGACAGCGCAGACTGGCATCTATGCCTGTCCGGTTGGTTGCATCCCCCGATTATCTGGCACGATTTGGTACGCCCGCCACGCCCGCAGAGCTAATGAATCATCGCCTGATTGTCGCTGATCCGCTGCGAACGTGGCACTTTCAGCATCCATCCGGAGAGAACGCCGAGATACACGTTGAGCATCCAGTCTTCGTTGCCAATGAAATGCAGGTGGCCATTGCCTTGGCAGAGGCGGGGCAGGGCTTGCTCTATATCCCCCAGACGCAACTCAAGGATAGTTTCGCGGGGAACCGGCTGGTGGTGGTATTGCCGGACTGGGATGCAGGCAGGCGCACCGTCTATGCCGTCTGGCCGCATGGCAGGGCTTTGCCTGCTCGCGTGCGCAGGTTGATTGAGCATCTGGTACGGTGTGCGGAGGCGAATGGGTGGCTATCCAAACATTGA
- a CDS encoding DUF2798 domain-containing protein — translation MPSPISPRLLFSALMSLQMSLLMTCWITLINLGFSDQFFSRWMHAFTLAWPAAFFIVLLTAPAVQRLTQRLLDAVRSLKGVRA, via the coding sequence ATGCCTAGTCCGATCAGCCCCCGTTTACTGTTTTCCGCGCTTATGTCCCTGCAGATGTCGCTGCTGATGACCTGCTGGATCACACTGATCAATCTCGGCTTTTCCGATCAGTTTTTTTCGCGCTGGATGCACGCATTCACGCTGGCCTGGCCCGCAGCCTTTTTTATCGTGCTACTCACGGCACCAGCAGTACAACGACTCACCCAGCGACTGCTCGACGCCGTCCGATCACTCAAAGGAGTACGCGCATGA
- a CDS encoding carboxymuconolactone decarboxylase family protein yields the protein MTPARLPYADLAPAIFRGLKQAKTALAEGVLPTSLLELVYLRVSQMNGCEFCMRMHSEAARRAGISQSKLDVLPGWQISSHFDAREHAALAWCESVTHLAVIHVPDCDYLPLRELFSDQEIAELTLAIATMNALNRVAVAMRQ from the coding sequence ATGACGCCTGCACGCTTGCCCTACGCGGATCTTGCCCCCGCCATTTTCAGAGGATTGAAACAGGCGAAAACAGCGCTGGCCGAGGGCGTACTGCCGACTTCGCTATTAGAACTTGTGTATCTGCGCGTATCCCAGATGAATGGCTGTGAATTTTGCATGAGGATGCACAGCGAGGCGGCTCGCCGAGCAGGTATATCCCAATCCAAGCTGGATGTACTACCCGGCTGGCAGATTAGCAGCCACTTTGATGCACGAGAGCATGCTGCGCTTGCCTGGTGCGAATCAGTCACTCATCTGGCGGTTATCCATGTACCGGATTGCGATTACCTGCCGCTGCGTGAACTGTTTAGTGATCAGGAAATCGCCGAGCTGACACTGGCCATCGCCACCATGAACGCTCTGAATCGCGTCGCCGTTGCCATGCGTCAATAA
- a CDS encoding accessory factor UbiK family protein, with protein sequence MLSHKLLDEMHQKFSEALAASPAKDIEKNAKAALSAALSKLDLVTREEFDIQSAVLAKTREKLADLEARIAKLEAAATAKASDPQDGI encoded by the coding sequence ATGTTGTCGCACAAATTGCTTGATGAAATGCACCAGAAATTCTCCGAGGCACTGGCTGCCAGCCCGGCCAAGGACATCGAGAAGAACGCCAAGGCCGCGCTGTCTGCCGCCTTGTCCAAGCTTGATTTGGTCACCCGTGAAGAGTTCGACATTCAGTCTGCTGTGCTTGCCAAAACCCGCGAAAAGCTCGCCGATCTGGAAGCGCGTATTGCCAAGCTGGAAGCGGCGGCAACAGCCAAGGCAAGTGATCCGCAGGACGGCATCTGA